The following are encoded in a window of Nocardioides houyundeii genomic DNA:
- a CDS encoding anthranilate synthase family protein produces MDTTHASAQEVRAALAELQGHEAWALLRLARKEPGDPDVVTFVGGPRSEVDSLLDVPLEEGTPPEGRRFDRLLAVPFRQVRERGFEAHDDGAPLVVVDIETEQRFAVPAVLEAIVDEGLEFTDRGGFETSDEDYAEVVESIIRDEIGQGEGANLVIGRHYTAVVADWDADKALTLFRRLLDRERGAYWTFCFFTGDRYLIGASPERHVSVHGGDVRMNPISGTFRVGATSAAEMKPRLLEFLRDEKEIYELFMVVDEELKMMCELCHEGGMVLGPFLKPMTHLVHTEYLLAGRSNRDVREILRDTMYAATVTGSPVENACRLIKTYEPEGRGYYGAALALLGRDESGEATADSPIVIRTADVSLDGRVKVTAGATLVRDSDPAYEVAETHAKAGGILSALGLVPGAGTPAQGLAELARDEDVLIALQSRNRRLSTFWLTDQAGSTPDPELAGKRVGIIDCEDDFVNMLSHMLGVMGMTSEVVRHEALDDHDLDELFDRWDLVIVGPGPGDPRDGDDPKIARVRAAVDRLLARRQKFLAVCLGHQTLCERLEIPLVFKDIVFQGTQSTVTIGDRVERVGFYNTFVGRVGESGLPDSVRVETDPETGDIHSLVGPHYQGIQFHAESILTERGYDLINELVAQVLRG; encoded by the coding sequence ATGGACACCACCCACGCGTCGGCCCAGGAGGTGCGAGCAGCGCTCGCCGAGCTCCAGGGGCACGAGGCCTGGGCACTGCTGCGGCTGGCTCGCAAGGAGCCCGGGGACCCCGACGTCGTCACGTTCGTCGGTGGCCCGCGCAGCGAGGTCGACTCGCTGCTCGACGTGCCGCTGGAGGAGGGGACGCCGCCCGAGGGGCGCCGTTTCGACCGGCTGCTCGCGGTGCCCTTCCGCCAGGTGCGCGAGCGTGGCTTCGAGGCCCACGACGACGGCGCGCCGCTGGTGGTGGTCGACATCGAGACCGAGCAGCGGTTCGCGGTGCCCGCGGTGCTGGAGGCGATCGTCGACGAAGGGCTGGAGTTCACCGACCGCGGCGGGTTCGAGACCTCTGACGAGGACTACGCCGAGGTCGTGGAGTCGATCATCCGCGACGAGATCGGGCAGGGCGAGGGCGCCAACCTGGTCATCGGGCGGCACTACACCGCTGTCGTCGCCGACTGGGACGCGGACAAGGCGTTGACCCTGTTCCGACGGCTGCTGGACCGCGAGCGCGGGGCCTACTGGACGTTTTGCTTCTTCACCGGCGACCGCTACCTGATCGGCGCCAGCCCGGAGCGGCACGTCAGCGTGCACGGCGGCGACGTGCGAATGAACCCGATCTCGGGGACCTTCCGGGTCGGGGCGACCAGCGCGGCGGAGATGAAGCCGCGGCTGCTGGAGTTCCTGCGCGACGAGAAGGAGATCTACGAGCTCTTCATGGTCGTCGACGAAGAGCTCAAGATGATGTGCGAGCTGTGCCACGAGGGCGGCATGGTGCTCGGGCCCTTCCTCAAGCCGATGACCCACCTGGTGCACACCGAGTACCTGCTGGCGGGCCGGTCCAACCGGGACGTGCGCGAGATCCTGCGCGACACGATGTACGCCGCGACCGTGACCGGCAGCCCGGTGGAGAACGCGTGCCGGCTGATCAAGACCTACGAGCCCGAGGGCCGCGGCTACTACGGCGCGGCGCTGGCCCTGCTGGGGCGCGACGAGAGCGGCGAGGCCACGGCCGACAGCCCCATCGTGATCAGGACCGCGGACGTCTCCCTCGACGGCCGGGTGAAGGTGACCGCGGGCGCCACGCTGGTGCGTGACTCCGACCCGGCGTACGAGGTGGCGGAGACGCACGCCAAGGCCGGCGGCATCCTCTCCGCCCTCGGCCTGGTGCCCGGTGCCGGCACCCCCGCGCAGGGCCTGGCCGAGCTGGCGCGTGACGAGGACGTGCTGATCGCCCTGCAGTCGCGCAACCGCCGGCTCTCGACGTTCTGGCTCACCGACCAGGCCGGGTCCACCCCGGACCCGGAGCTGGCGGGCAAGCGGGTCGGGATCATCGACTGCGAGGACGACTTCGTCAACATGCTGAGCCACATGCTCGGCGTGATGGGCATGACCAGCGAGGTGGTCCGGCACGAGGCGCTCGACGACCACGACCTCGACGAGCTCTTCGACCGGTGGGACCTGGTCATCGTCGGTCCCGGCCCCGGTGACCCGCGCGACGGCGACGACCCGAAGATCGCCCGGGTCCGCGCCGCGGTGGACCGGCTGCTCGCGCGGCGCCAGAAGTTCCTGGCCGTGTGCCTGGGGCACCAGACGCTCTGCGAGCGGCTGGAGATCCCCCTGGTCTTCAAGGACATCGTCTTCCAGGGCACCCAGTCCACGGTCACGATCGGCGACCGGGTGGAGCGGGTGGGCTTCTACAACACCTTCGTCGGCCGGGTCGGCGAGTCCGGACTGCCGGACTCGGTGCGGGTCGAGACCGACCCGGAGACCGGAGACATCCACTCCTTGGTGGGACCGCACTACCAAGGCATACAGTTCCACGCGGAGTCGATCCTCACCGAGCGCGGCTACGACCTGATCAACGAGCTGGTCGCGCAGGTGCTGCGCGGCTGA
- a CDS encoding sulfatase-like hydrolase/transferase yields the protein MTRARWCAARAVALVAAVAMLLGCVPAMGDVHPDRPVRKSRIAAPQARPNIVLVLMDDFSMDLLQTMKGAGRLARRAATYQHFVVDSLCCVSRASLMTGQYPHQTGVRTNTASLVPGAGPMGGWSAFRAYGNEQRSVNVRLQAAGYTTGFVGKYLNQYEYLPGVKPLPPLPAGWSQFNALFGSAYDGWGFDSTGVSGGRLQARHHPIPPATASRATRDASYAGQVVEDYALDFIRAHRSDAAPYFLEVAPYAPHNRTNPQGAYPGDPVFPPAFRDRAGGKKAQGNCGLVSCRSLTTKDLPGFGDRRADNAPRTLAGRKARAWNTVPTLGAARATAHLRNRAQMVQSIDRTLRRILKAVDEDTVVVLTSDNGFHLGQLGMGMGKGTAYDTDIRVPLLIAGPGIAPGARAEMTSNLDLAPTFEELAGLQPAAFRSGTSLVPTFTDPTLRTRDHVFVEHTTDTAGDDPDLAFTGGELKRIPSYVAVRSRDALLVRLDLDPDLRRTRYAYEFYSYAKRGWEKRNVVHQARYAAQVAALRAKLGELDACAATAGDTAVSERCRRITQ from the coding sequence ATGACGAGAGCACGGTGGTGCGCCGCGCGGGCGGTCGCCCTGGTCGCCGCGGTCGCGATGCTGCTCGGGTGCGTCCCCGCGATGGGCGACGTGCACCCGGACCGCCCGGTCCGCAAGTCCCGGATCGCTGCGCCCCAGGCCCGTCCGAACATCGTCCTGGTCCTGATGGACGACTTCTCCATGGACCTGCTGCAGACCATGAAGGGGGCGGGGCGCCTGGCCCGCCGGGCGGCGACGTACCAGCACTTCGTCGTGGACTCGCTGTGCTGCGTCTCGCGCGCCAGCCTGATGACGGGGCAGTACCCGCACCAGACGGGGGTGCGCACCAACACCGCCTCGCTCGTGCCGGGGGCGGGACCGATGGGCGGCTGGTCGGCGTTCCGCGCCTACGGCAACGAGCAGCGCAGCGTCAACGTGCGGCTCCAGGCGGCCGGGTACACCACCGGCTTCGTGGGCAAGTACCTCAACCAGTACGAGTACCTCCCCGGGGTCAAGCCGCTGCCCCCGCTGCCGGCCGGCTGGTCGCAGTTCAACGCCCTGTTCGGGTCGGCGTACGACGGGTGGGGCTTCGACAGCACAGGCGTCTCCGGCGGCCGGCTCCAAGCGCGGCACCACCCCATCCCGCCGGCCACGGCCTCGCGCGCCACCCGGGACGCCTCGTACGCCGGCCAGGTGGTGGAGGACTACGCGCTGGACTTCATCCGTGCCCACCGCTCCGACGCCGCGCCGTACTTCCTCGAGGTGGCGCCGTACGCGCCGCACAACCGGACCAACCCGCAGGGCGCCTACCCGGGCGACCCGGTCTTCCCGCCCGCCTTCCGGGACCGCGCGGGTGGCAAGAAGGCGCAGGGCAACTGCGGCCTCGTCTCCTGCCGCTCGCTGACCACCAAGGACCTGCCCGGCTTCGGGGACCGCCGCGCAGACAACGCGCCGCGGACCCTGGCCGGCCGCAAGGCCCGGGCCTGGAACACCGTGCCCACCCTCGGCGCCGCCCGGGCGACGGCCCACCTGCGCAACCGGGCGCAGATGGTGCAGTCGATCGACCGGACCCTGCGCCGGATCCTCAAGGCGGTCGACGAGGACACCGTGGTGGTGCTGACCTCCGACAACGGCTTCCACCTCGGCCAGCTCGGGATGGGGATGGGCAAGGGGACGGCCTACGACACCGACATCCGGGTGCCGCTGCTCATCGCGGGCCCGGGGATCGCCCCGGGCGCGCGGGCCGAGATGACCAGCAACCTCGACCTGGCTCCCACCTTCGAGGAGCTCGCCGGGCTGCAGCCGGCCGCGTTCCGCTCCGGCACCTCGCTGGTGCCGACCTTCACCGACCCGACGCTGCGCACCCGCGACCACGTCTTCGTCGAGCACACCACCGACACCGCCGGTGACGACCCGGACCTGGCGTTCACCGGGGGCGAGCTCAAGCGCATCCCGTCCTACGTCGCGGTGCGCAGCCGCGACGCGCTGCTGGTGCGCCTCGACCTCGACCCCGACCTGCGCCGGACCAGGTACGCCTACGAGTTCTACTCCTACGCCAAGCGCGGCTGGGAGAAGAGGAACGTCGTGCACCAGGCCCGGTACGCCGCCCAGGTCGCGGCGCTGCGGGCCAAGCTGGGGGAGCTCGACGCGTGCGCCGCGACCGCCGGGGACACCGCGGTGAGCGAACGCTGCCGCCGCATCACGCAGTGA
- a CDS encoding anthranilate synthase component II, whose translation MSSAAVTPDVVVVDHHDSYTHNLVHLVAGVTGVLPRVVQHDEVPVAEVLRHSHVVLSPGPGHPEVERDFGVGREVLRAGTRPVLGVCLGMQGLVTAFGGLVDRVEPAHGDLAVVEHDGRGVFAGVPQRFGAVRYHSLAVRALPDCLEQTATSRGADGDPVVMGVRHRRLPLEGVQFHPESILSEHGAALVANFLAPGFGRGA comes from the coding sequence ATGAGTAGCGCTGCCGTGACCCCCGACGTGGTGGTGGTGGACCACCACGACTCCTACACCCACAACCTGGTGCACCTGGTCGCGGGCGTCACCGGGGTGCTGCCGCGGGTGGTGCAGCACGACGAGGTCCCGGTCGCCGAGGTGCTCAGGCACAGCCACGTGGTGCTCTCCCCGGGACCGGGCCACCCCGAGGTGGAGCGCGACTTCGGCGTCGGGCGCGAGGTGCTGCGTGCCGGTACCCGCCCGGTGCTGGGGGTCTGCCTGGGGATGCAGGGCCTGGTGACCGCCTTCGGTGGGCTGGTGGACCGGGTGGAGCCCGCGCACGGCGACCTCGCCGTGGTCGAGCACGACGGGCGGGGGGTGTTCGCCGGCGTGCCGCAGCGCTTCGGCGCCGTGCGCTACCACTCGCTCGCGGTCCGGGCGCTGCCCGACTGCCTGGAGCAGACCGCCACCAGCCGCGGTGCGGACGGCGACCCCGTGGTGATGGGCGTGCGGCACCGCCGGCTGCCGCTGGAGGGCGTGCAGTTCCACCCCGAGTCGATCCTGTCCGAGCACGGCGCCGCGCTGGTGGCGAACTTCCTGGCGCCCGGGTTCGGCCGGGGTGCGTGA
- a CDS encoding HNH endonuclease, whose protein sequence is MIESSTSASRGGSPDPCAGPGTSEALAVGWAADLVEQLSQLGSCADSVTGEPADGGAEDGAEDGADGGGTRLALIEELTRVTCAAAAARVRLTASFVAQETRRVEAERDRVRRERRAGTRSPHSRAVTGPRAALVVGAQVGLARHESPARGRRYADAAVLLVRDLPHTLAALSRGDLDEERAMVVVRETEHLAPAQRRILDAELAAADGAAEGPDALDGPVEGVGASALGTMGPEALRQAVVRLSLRLDDDAVSRRMRRARRQRRVVGRLLGDGTGKVCAVLPDDHYASVMAALAQAAGAAAAAGDSRTRDQVKADTLVARITGLDTTRAAPVAVNLVISVESLLGHSSEPGFLHALTTTAGRPTGRGSIGGYIPAGLCADLVSLATADSRASLRRLFTAPGDDQLVAMENRARLFDRQLAMMINFRDGGVCRTVWCDAPVRHADHVTAVADDGATSLGNGQGLCEACNLVKETPGWDSWATTDERGRHEVGTLTPHGHLHLSHPPGLPRPPGPGAGTGAGMGAGLAASRPGAPEPPGVPAGRRWLESRGFSTVEAGFGARVLFADAG, encoded by the coding sequence ATGATCGAGTCATCCACTTCGGCCTCGCGCGGCGGTTCCCCTGACCCCTGCGCCGGTCCGGGGACGTCGGAGGCGCTCGCCGTCGGTTGGGCGGCCGACCTGGTCGAGCAGCTCTCGCAGCTCGGGTCCTGCGCGGACTCGGTGACCGGCGAGCCTGCCGACGGCGGTGCAGAAGACGGTGCAGAAGACGGTGCAGACGGGGGTGGCACGCGGCTGGCCCTGATCGAAGAGCTCACCCGGGTCACCTGCGCGGCGGCGGCGGCTCGGGTGCGACTCACCGCGTCCTTCGTGGCCCAGGAGACCCGGCGGGTGGAGGCGGAGCGGGACCGGGTCCGGCGGGAGCGACGCGCCGGCACCCGCAGTCCCCACAGCCGTGCGGTGACCGGCCCCCGGGCGGCGCTCGTGGTCGGTGCCCAGGTCGGGCTGGCCCGGCACGAGTCCCCGGCGCGGGGCCGTCGGTACGCCGACGCCGCCGTGCTGCTGGTGCGCGACCTGCCGCACACCCTGGCCGCCCTGAGCCGCGGCGACCTCGACGAGGAGCGGGCGATGGTGGTGGTCCGCGAGACCGAGCACCTGGCGCCGGCCCAGCGGCGGATCCTGGATGCCGAGCTGGCCGCGGCCGACGGTGCCGCGGAGGGGCCGGATGCTCTCGACGGGCCGGTCGAGGGGGTCGGCGCGAGCGCGCTGGGCACGATGGGGCCCGAGGCGCTGCGCCAGGCCGTGGTGCGCCTCTCCCTGCGGCTCGACGACGATGCGGTCTCCCGTCGCATGAGGCGTGCCCGCCGGCAGCGGCGCGTCGTGGGTCGGCTGCTGGGCGACGGCACCGGCAAGGTCTGCGCCGTCCTGCCCGACGATCACTACGCGTCGGTGATGGCCGCCCTGGCGCAGGCGGCCGGTGCCGCCGCTGCTGCGGGGGACTCGCGGACCCGTGACCAGGTGAAGGCAGACACCTTGGTCGCCCGGATCACGGGGCTGGACACCACCCGAGCCGCCCCGGTCGCGGTCAACCTGGTCATCAGCGTCGAGTCGCTGCTGGGGCACTCCAGCGAGCCGGGCTTCCTGCACGCGCTGACCACCACCGCCGGGCGGCCCACGGGCCGGGGCTCGATCGGTGGCTACATCCCTGCCGGACTGTGTGCCGACCTCGTCTCCTTGGCGACCGCGGACTCCAGGGCGTCGCTGCGCCGGCTCTTCACCGCACCCGGGGACGACCAGCTGGTCGCGATGGAGAACCGTGCCAGGCTCTTCGACCGCCAGCTCGCCATGATGATCAACTTCCGCGACGGCGGCGTCTGCCGGACCGTCTGGTGCGACGCACCAGTCCGGCACGCCGACCACGTCACCGCGGTGGCCGACGACGGGGCCACCAGCCTCGGCAACGGCCAGGGGCTGTGCGAGGCCTGCAACCTCGTCAAGGAGACGCCGGGCTGGGACAGCTGGGCCACGACCGACGAGCGAGGTCGGCACGAGGTCGGCACCCTCACGCCGCACGGTCACCTCCACCTGTCCCATCCGCCCGGACTGCCCCGGCCGCCGGGTCCGGGCGCCGGGACGGGCGCTGGGATGGGCGCCGGGTTGGCGGCGAGCAGGCCCGGCGCCCCCGAACCGCCGGGGGTGCCGGCCGGCCGGAGGTGGCTGGAGAGCCGGGGGTTCAGCACGGTGGAGGCCGGTTTCGGTGCTCGGGTCCTCTTCGCCGACGCCGGCTGA
- a CDS encoding sensor histidine kinase, producing the protein MSPAMWQRHGWHYRRSLASRVALLTTMAVGVAIAFMAAGSFVTVRMQLQSSLDESLLNRATKAASYSALAEMTARDVPSWMLGAADVRVIFIREDKNVLTADNEGPTVALGAPELAVAEGTLDESVRTIRAENGVVYRAATVPAGGGQALVLLQTLDENERTLRGLGTVMLAFGATGVLVAAMAGWMVARSGLRPVRRLTASVEDIAQTEDLRPLEVDGDDEMARLATAFNHMLAALSASRDRERRLVADAGHELRTPLTSLRTNLDLLSQAGDGLPEDARRELLDDVRAQIEELSTLVGDLVELAREEPLSQVIAEIDLVDVVERALARVRRRAPAVVFDVELEPWRVRGEAQALERAVTNLLDNAAKWSKEGGTIKVRLTSGVLTIDDEGPGIAAKDVPHVFDRFYRSDDSRSMPGSGLGLSIVRQAVERHAGAVRVDRSPSGGARLVMWLPRAPQHVASE; encoded by the coding sequence GTGAGCCCGGCGATGTGGCAGCGGCACGGGTGGCACTACCGCCGCTCGCTGGCCAGCCGGGTGGCGCTGCTGACCACCATGGCCGTCGGGGTGGCGATCGCGTTCATGGCCGCCGGGTCGTTCGTGACCGTCCGGATGCAGCTGCAGTCCTCCCTCGACGAGTCGCTGCTCAACCGTGCCACCAAGGCCGCCTCCTACAGCGCCCTGGCCGAGATGACCGCCCGGGACGTGCCTTCGTGGATGCTGGGCGCCGCGGACGTCCGGGTCATCTTCATCCGCGAGGACAAGAACGTCCTCACCGCCGACAACGAGGGCCCCACCGTGGCGCTGGGCGCCCCGGAGCTGGCCGTGGCCGAGGGCACCCTGGACGAGTCGGTGCGCACCATCCGGGCCGAGAACGGCGTCGTCTACCGGGCGGCCACCGTGCCTGCCGGCGGCGGCCAGGCCCTGGTGCTGTTGCAGACGCTGGACGAGAACGAGCGGACACTGCGCGGCCTGGGCACGGTGATGCTCGCCTTCGGAGCCACCGGGGTGCTGGTCGCCGCGATGGCCGGGTGGATGGTGGCGCGCAGCGGTCTGCGGCCGGTACGCCGACTGACCGCCTCCGTCGAGGACATCGCCCAGACCGAGGACCTGCGCCCGCTCGAGGTCGACGGGGACGACGAGATGGCCCGCCTGGCCACGGCGTTCAACCACATGCTGGCCGCCCTGTCGGCCTCCCGCGACCGGGAGCGTCGCCTCGTCGCGGACGCCGGGCACGAGCTGCGGACCCCGCTGACCAGCCTGCGTACCAATCTCGACCTGCTCAGCCAGGCCGGCGACGGGCTGCCCGAGGACGCCCGGCGCGAGCTGCTGGATGACGTGCGGGCCCAGATCGAGGAGCTCTCCACCCTGGTGGGGGACCTGGTGGAGCTGGCCCGGGAGGAGCCGCTCTCGCAGGTGATCGCCGAGATCGACCTGGTCGACGTGGTGGAGCGGGCGCTGGCCCGGGTGCGCCGGCGGGCCCCTGCCGTGGTCTTCGACGTCGAGCTCGAGCCGTGGCGGGTGCGCGGCGAGGCCCAGGCGCTGGAGCGGGCGGTGACCAACCTGCTCGACAACGCCGCCAAGTGGAGCAAGGAGGGCGGGACCATCAAGGTCCGGCTCACCAGCGGGGTGCTGACCATCGACGACGAGGGTCCCGGCATCGCCGCCAAGGACGTGCCGCACGTCTTCGACCGGTTCTACCGCTCCGACGACTCCCGCTCCATGCCCGGCTCCGGGCTGGGGCTCTCGATCGTGCGGCAGGCCGTGGAGCGGCACGCCGGCGCCGTCCGCGTGGACCGCTCCCCCAGCGGCGGCGCCCGTCTGGTGATGTGGCTGCCGCGCGCGCCCCAGCACGTGGCTTCGGAGTAG
- a CDS encoding response regulator transcription factor, whose translation MPDSKQSTKPRVLVVDDDKAVRESLRRSLEFNGYDVALARDGAEALASIGSTLPDVVVMDVMMPRLDGLEATRALRTAGNDVPILVLTARDAVGDRVEGLDAGADDYLTKPFALEELLARLRALLRRITPSAEEAEESLVFGDLSMDLGAREVRRGDRLIELTRTEFTLLEMFLRRPRRVLERSFILEEVWGYDFPTTANSLEVYVGYLRRKTEAEGESRLLHTVRGVGYVLKDG comes from the coding sequence ATGCCGGACAGCAAGCAGTCGACGAAGCCGCGGGTCCTGGTGGTCGACGACGACAAGGCGGTGCGGGAGTCCCTGCGTCGCTCCCTGGAGTTCAACGGCTACGACGTGGCGCTGGCCCGCGACGGCGCCGAGGCTCTTGCCAGCATCGGGTCCACCCTCCCGGACGTGGTGGTGATGGACGTGATGATGCCGCGGCTCGACGGGCTCGAGGCCACCCGCGCACTGCGCACCGCGGGCAACGACGTGCCGATCCTGGTGCTGACCGCCCGCGACGCGGTGGGCGACCGGGTGGAGGGGCTGGACGCCGGTGCCGACGACTACCTCACCAAGCCGTTCGCCCTCGAGGAGCTGCTGGCCCGGCTGCGCGCCCTGCTGCGCCGGATCACCCCCTCGGCCGAGGAGGCCGAGGAGTCGCTGGTCTTCGGCGACCTGTCCATGGACCTGGGCGCCCGGGAGGTGCGGCGCGGTGATCGGCTGATCGAGCTCACCCGTACCGAGTTCACCCTGCTGGAGATGTTCCTGCGCCGCCCCCGCCGGGTGCTGGAGCGCTCGTTCATCCTGGAGGAGGTCTGGGGCTACGACTTCCCGACGACCGCCAACTCCCTCGAGGTGTACGTCGGCTACCTGCGGCGCAAGACCGAGGCCGAGGGCGAGTCCCGCCTCCTGCACACGGTGCGCGGCGTCGGCTACGTGCTGAAGGACGGGTGA
- a CDS encoding fructosamine kinase family protein — translation MTRSPVVARRAEALLGVAVVSTAPVAGGDISTATRLRLNDGSTALMKTLPHPPPGFFEAEAAGLRWLGEVPDGAPAAEVLAVDSDCLIVRWIEPGRTTPDAAVDFGRRLARTHAAGAPAYGGERDGYIGRLPLPNRTAPTWAEFFATRRILPYLKLARDRGAIEESDAAAVDSVLGRLSALVPEEGPARIHGDLWNGNCLWGLDGAVHLIDPAAHGGHRETDLAMLSLFGLPNLQRALTAYADEAPLADGWQDRTGLHQLHPLLVHACHFGGGYGARAGAVAGRYT, via the coding sequence ATGACCCGCTCCCCCGTGGTGGCACGCCGGGCCGAGGCGCTGCTCGGCGTGGCCGTGGTGAGCACCGCTCCCGTCGCGGGGGGCGACATCTCCACGGCGACCCGGCTGCGGCTCAACGACGGCTCCACGGCCCTGATGAAGACCCTCCCGCACCCGCCGCCGGGTTTTTTCGAGGCCGAGGCCGCCGGGCTGCGCTGGCTCGGCGAGGTCCCCGACGGCGCTCCCGCCGCCGAGGTGCTGGCCGTCGACAGCGACTGCCTGATCGTGCGCTGGATCGAGCCCGGGCGGACCACCCCGGACGCGGCGGTGGACTTCGGCCGGCGTCTCGCGCGCACCCACGCCGCGGGCGCCCCGGCGTACGGCGGGGAGCGCGACGGCTACATCGGCCGGCTGCCGCTGCCCAACCGCACCGCCCCGACCTGGGCGGAGTTCTTCGCCACCCGGCGGATCCTGCCCTACCTCAAGCTGGCCCGTGACCGGGGCGCGATCGAGGAGAGCGATGCCGCGGCCGTGGACTCCGTCCTGGGCCGGCTCTCGGCGCTGGTGCCCGAGGAGGGCCCGGCGCGCATCCACGGCGACCTGTGGAACGGCAACTGCCTGTGGGGCCTGGACGGCGCGGTGCACCTGATCGACCCTGCCGCGCACGGCGGTCACCGCGAGACCGACCTGGCGATGCTGTCGCTGTTCGGGCTGCCCAACCTGCAGCGGGCGCTCACCGCCTACGCCGACGAGGCCCCGCTGGCCGACGGCTGGCAGGACCGGACGGGGCTGCACCAGCTGCACCCGCTCCTGGTCCACGCCTGCCACTTCGGCGGCGGGTACGGTGCCCGTGCCGGTGCGGTCGCCGGCCGCTACACGTGA
- a CDS encoding low molecular weight protein-tyrosine-phosphatase, whose translation MTDRPGDTEAPGDTEALPPPRTPGRYRVALVCLGNICRSPMAHVVLADQVAAAGLDDRVEVVSAGTAGWHVGKPMDERAAATLARAGHDPTRHRARQFEPSWHQDCDLVLVMDRSNLADVGGETPRVRLFRAFDPENPGGEVPDPYYGGEQGFTEVMSMVERTSTHLVRLLSDAVAP comes from the coding sequence ATGACTGACCGCCCGGGCGACACCGAGGCCCCGGGCGACACCGAGGCGCTGCCTCCTCCCCGCACGCCGGGCCGCTACCGGGTGGCACTGGTCTGCCTGGGCAACATCTGCCGCTCCCCGATGGCGCACGTGGTGCTGGCCGACCAGGTCGCCGCCGCCGGTCTCGACGACCGGGTCGAGGTGGTCAGCGCCGGCACCGCCGGCTGGCACGTGGGCAAGCCGATGGACGAGCGGGCCGCCGCCACCCTCGCCCGGGCCGGACACGACCCGACGCGGCACCGCGCCAGGCAGTTCGAGCCGAGCTGGCACCAGGACTGCGACCTGGTCCTGGTGATGGACCGGTCCAACCTCGCCGACGTCGGCGGCGAGACCCCTCGGGTCCGGCTGTTTCGCGCCTTCGATCCGGAGAACCCGGGCGGCGAGGTACCTGACCCGTACTACGGTGGGGAGCAAGGGTTCACGGAGGTGATGTCCATGGTCGAGCGCACCAGCACGCACCTGGTGAGGCTGCTTTCGGACGCCGTCGCCCCATGA
- a CDS encoding phage holin family protein: MRFLTWLVATAVAVATAAWLFDGIRFAGADHPFSAQLEDKLVPLVVVSLIFGAVNIVVGKVVKLLSLPFIILTLGLFLLVINALLLMLTAWVAGQLDIGFKVDGFWTAVGGSIVITVVGWFFSAAVDD, from the coding sequence ATGCGCTTCCTGACGTGGCTGGTCGCCACCGCCGTGGCGGTGGCCACCGCAGCCTGGCTCTTCGACGGCATCCGGTTCGCCGGCGCCGACCATCCCTTCTCAGCCCAGCTGGAGGACAAGCTCGTCCCGCTGGTGGTGGTTTCCCTGATCTTCGGGGCGGTCAACATCGTGGTCGGCAAGGTGGTCAAGCTGCTCTCGCTGCCGTTCATCATCCTCACCCTGGGGCTCTTCCTGCTCGTCATCAACGCCCTGCTGCTGATGCTCACCGCCTGGGTGGCCGGCCAGCTCGACATCGGCTTCAAGGTCGACGGATTCTGGACGGCCGTGGGGGGATCGATCGTGATCACCGTGGTCGGCTGGTTCTTCAGCGCCGCCGTCGATGACTGA
- a CDS encoding GntR family transcriptional regulator: protein MGESFGNLHLEQSSIVDRVVEELRRAIFDGELESGTPLREVALAEQLGISRPTVREALTVLVAEGLATREPHRGVSVAQPDPDSVADVCRARAVLEVAGARHWAEAEEEAREAVRQALAAYAAAVADGASYQALNARHLAVHASFVGLLGSPRLVAVAEGLSAELRLALAQIDRLRRNAHDQAGSHTHLVAMLERGDVAAAADHLAEHLADAEVAIKAALRF from the coding sequence ATGGGCGAGTCGTTCGGGAACCTGCACCTGGAGCAGTCCTCCATCGTCGACCGCGTCGTGGAGGAGCTGCGTCGGGCGATCTTCGACGGCGAGCTGGAGAGCGGTACGCCGCTGCGCGAGGTCGCGCTGGCCGAGCAGCTCGGGATCTCCCGCCCCACCGTGCGCGAGGCGCTCACCGTGCTGGTGGCCGAGGGCCTGGCCACCCGGGAGCCGCACCGCGGGGTCAGCGTCGCCCAGCCCGACCCCGACTCGGTCGCCGACGTCTGCCGGGCCCGGGCCGTGCTCGAGGTCGCCGGGGCCCGGCACTGGGCCGAGGCCGAGGAGGAGGCCCGCGAGGCGGTGCGCCAGGCCCTTGCCGCCTACGCCGCCGCGGTGGCCGACGGGGCGTCGTACCAGGCGCTCAACGCCCGACACCTGGCGGTGCACGCCTCCTTCGTCGGCCTGCTCGGCAGCCCCCGGCTGGTGGCGGTCGCCGAGGGCCTGAGCGCGGAGCTGCGCCTGGCGCTGGCCCAGATCGACCGGCTCCGGCGCAACGCCCACGACCAGGCGGGATCGCACACCCACCTGGTGGCGATGCTGGAGCGCGGCGACGTCGCCGCGGCAGCGGACCACCTTGCCGAGCACCTCGCCGACGCCGAGGTGGCGATCAAGGCGGCCCTGCGCTTCTGA